One window of the Anticarsia gemmatalis isolate Benzon Research Colony breed Stoneville strain chromosome 21, ilAntGemm2 primary, whole genome shotgun sequence genome contains the following:
- the Spec2 gene encoding CDC42 small effector protein Spec2 → MASTGSEIWLQWFACCYQPAAQAQRTRRRIDRSMIGAPTNFQHTGHIGSTDVDIPSSLLHSMQNQMQSKGGYEMAYGVKVY, encoded by the exons atggcaAGCACCGGCAGTGAAATTTGGCTGCAATGGTTCGCGTGCTGCTACCAGCCAGCCGCGCAGGCGCAACGCACGCGCCGGAGAATAGACAGATCTATGATCGGTGCGCCGACTAACTTTCAACATACAGGACACATAG GGTCTACGGACGTGGACATCCCGTCGTCACTGCTCCACTCCATGCAGAACCAGATGCAGAGCAAGGGCGGCTACGAGATGGCGTATGGTGTTAAG gtTTATTGA